The Drosophila sechellia strain sech25 chromosome 2L, ASM438219v1, whole genome shotgun sequence region GGAAGACCATTAGTAACTGAGAGAACTGTCTTAGAAAATCAAAATGTTTTTGATCACGGCAAAGTAGAAGGATATGCGAGCAGTTCTTACAAAGTATGTTCTCCTTATGTGACGCAAACTAGATGGAAGAAGTAATGCGTATCTAGTCTATGCATTACTTTTTCTATCTCCGGGAAACCCTGCCGTATAAATGCATCGACAACACCAAAGGCTAAGATTCAGGTTCAGGCAAAAGTTCCAGGAGTCAAAAACTGTTTGAACTACCAAAGTAAATATAGGGCAATAAACTCTCCTTCGGACACGCTAAATTGAAGAACGCAGAAGGCCACAATGTTACTTGTCCTAAAACAACAGTTGAGTCCCAACTCATCAGCCTGATCCATCATTCGGGGAAAGACAAACAAATGACTCGGCGGTGGCACACATTGGGGCTCCTTGAGCCTGAAAACATTACTTAAGGAGCATGAAGGGAGTCAGGAGTCACGGAACTTGGCGAATCTCAGAAGCCACTCGAACGGTAATTGCCGGCTGCTTAAGCTTCACGAGCGGGATAATAACAAAGGCAAAGTTTTTACGGCCTGAAAGGTAAAAGCAGCCAGAGGAGGAGACCAGGTACCGTCAAAGAGTCAGAAGTTTTGCCATTAAAAGTAGTAATATAAACTAAATTTCCCGCTGGGAGTCCAGGCAGGTAACAAGTCCAGCTAGCAAACGTGTCACGTGCCAAAAACCAAACTTATGACAGTAAAGCTGAACATATGAAGTCTTCACATTCATTAGGCATATAATTGTTCGAATTTAATGACAGTGTAGtcctttaaaataattatttgtaatactTGTTTCTATCTAATATATGGTTAGTTTTGAGTGCCATGAAAATACCGGTTAAAGCGATAAGACGCTTCGTAGGACGATTCGGGCAGTCTTGTTATGTAAATAATGGAGTGTATGTAGAATATTTGAAAGTAACGCCTGGTATTTTCCCTCTGTGTACAAGGAAACCCCTTTTCGTGAAGTTAATGCAATTGCCTATTAGCAATTAGTTAACAAGACCCTTGTGCACTACCTTATGTCACATTACTTATTTCCCTACTTTGCACCTTCGACAGGCGAAAATTGCCAACTATTGTCGCGAAATATTTGGCGATATGCTGCTCGATAAGCCGCTGGACTCTCATCCGCTGGAACCGAACATGGACTTGCCACCGCCGGCGATGCTGCGCCGCAAGATTATAATCAAGAACAAGAAGAAgcatcaccaccaccatcaccatcatcaccaCAAAAAGCCAGCGCAGGTGGGCACGCCGGCAGCCAACAACAAACTGACTACAGCGAATTCAGGTGTGTTATTTAATCCTCCACTAAGCTAATCTATACTGCGACTCCTTTTGCGCACCAAGCACATACACCAGGCTCATGCTTAATGTGGTCTGAGCCAGGTTCGGTTCGCTGCTTGGTTTTTCTGGATTTTAAGTCTGACTCACATATGTTTCCGCATCGAAGCTTCCTGCCTTTACCCCGCTCTTCTATTTACCCCTTCCGACCCCCGTGGCAtatgaaaaatgcaaatgagttcCGCACACGCAGCAGCTGCTCGGTGTTTTCTGCAAAAGTTCAGCAGCCCGAAAGGCAGGCTGGGAATATCAAATTTGGAACACAGTCGAAGAATGGGGATGCGGGGGTGGCTCTTAATGAACTGGATGTTTGAGTTTGCTAGCACACGGGAAGCACTTGGGACTTAAAAAGCTAGAAAGCAGGGCTACCTACTGCTTGACATCACAAATGGATGGGCCCTTCCAGCGTTTATTATAGAGTTTCAATAACATGCGTTTAATAGGTAACATGGCCACATTTTTGAAGTGCAATATAAATAGTACTTACCAATTTAGACTGCAGTCTAGATGTCAAATATTTAGCCGAAGTTACCATGTCCTCCTTTCAGTTAGTAAATCTTTACGTAGAGCATTCGCGATGCTTCCATTGAAAGTTTTGCAGCGAAAATGTTGTTGATAAATTTGCCGCATggccacttccacttccacttcctgTTTGCGAGCTTTGAGTTCCTGCAGGACCCATTTGCATGCGCAGCTGCACAGTCGTCCGGGGGCCCGACATTTGTCGCCGCTTCGCCCGTCGCTCCTCCGCCCCCCTAGGAGCCACATCCTTCTGGCATTGGCCGGGTGACATTTAGCTCATGAATTGCAAAAAGCCAAtttataaatgcaaattatttccCCCCTCCCAGCCAGCGGCTGCAGATCCCAGCTGTCATCTCTCCATCCCCGGGATCCCAGCACGGCAATTGCATGTAATTTGATTTATacctatttttattatattccattacggcgtggttcatttttcatttcattcaattCTAACAATGTTGCGAAGCTGTCGTGCCAATTTTTTGTGTCTGTAatacatttacatacatttttCAGTGGATGCCAAGGCAGCGCAACAAGTCGCTTTGGCGGCCGCGCATGAGGATGGGGGCGTGACCAGGGGCACCGCCAACGGGGACGTTGCCACGGGAACAGGAACCGGAAGTGCTTCTGGGACAGCAGGACACGCACCGCCGTTGCAAGTGAGTATTGTTCCATGCTATTGGGTACGGTAATAAAAGGTTAAAGGGTACTACGTATATCTATCCATTACTGTTATTGTGGGCGTGTCACTGGCATGCCcataattgcatttaatgGCACACTCCACGTCGCATACACTGATGAACGGATATGGCGATAGCGAGGAGTACTTTTCGGTTCCTCTGTTGACTCCGGCTgatttgtttttctgtttgcTGTTGGCCGTTGTTCTtcctgatgatgatgatgattgtCATCGGACTGCTCTCTTTACGTCCGGTTTGCATACGCAATAATCATGGTGACAGTACGGGATAGAGGGAATAAGCCATTGAAGCACCGCCAAAAAGTAGGGCTTCGAAGTGAAAAACAGTTCATGTTATTTCCAAAAACTATTAAAACTATTCTATGCAACTTTATTTTTACAATAATTTGACACGAAGtgccaaccaaccaaccacagCACATCTCAGTTTAGGAAATCCAAATTCTCTTCATTTTTTTGAGTACATGTGTGCTCTACAAAATGCTCTAAATGAATGTGTGCATGGAAATGAATGAAATAGAGTGGATGTGTCTGGCAATGGGAATGTATGCGGTTGGGTGCCTGATGACCAGTGACAGTCAACGAAATGCGAACTGTGGATCCTCGACGTGAGCAATCAAAAGTTACCCAAACCTTCCGTATTGCGGGCAGTAATCAAACAGGAGCCACGTGGGAGTCCCCCTAAACTTGAGCGGAGACGAAACCCATACGTATTTGGCTAAATAGTTGCACCCttatgcattttaaattaatttgcctGTCTGCTATTAGGGCAGTGTTATAATTAATGATTTTTTGGTGTGGGCCCGGCTTAGAGGTAATGGCCGTAATGCATAATAAATGCCGTATGGGAGGCATCAGCTAATGGAAGTCAAGCTACCATTGTTCACATGATGGAATTTACATTTTGGGAAGCGCGGTATGCTGTGCATTTTGCTCTCATTAGCCGCTAGGGACTCGCTAGGGTCCTGGTCCTCGAGCTGGCGCACTTTATGCGCACTTCCTTTGGCTGCCGGATTGGGGGCTTTTATAAATCGATTTCGTTGTGACGTGGTTCCGGTTGGACAATGGGTAAAGGGAGGATTATACCGCAGACCGCCGTGTTCTAGTTGGTCTCATGTCGTAAACTTTATGCAATGCCCAGCAATGCATTGTGTACTTCCCCTTGTCGCCATTTCTCGCCACGAAGGGAACACAATCTGTGCAATTTTCTTCGCATTATCTGCACACAGAGAAAAAGTGTCTATATATTTAACTATATTAATATGTGTATTCAAATGATTTTTTAAAATCATTCTTTATGTGGGAGGTATAGGACTTTTGTATAGTTCACTTTAagcttaaataaattaaaaatatctaACATGAATGGGTGTACTAAGctgaatattaatatattttcactgTGCCATAAAACAAAGGGAGTAAGCAGGATCTCTGGCAGCTACAACAGAACAACATATAATAATGGGTTTCATATTCCGTCTTCCATTGCTCGTATGTGGCTGGCCCTTTTGGCACCAGCAATGCAATGACATGCAATTAAATAGTTCCACCATGGGGTCCCAccctgcgtatacgtaatatgtGACTGGGGACTGCTGTTGGTGACCTCAGGAGGACAAAAAACCGCAAGACTAACCACCTTTTTATCTATCCAATCTCCCACCACAGCAAATCCGCCAAAGCTCCAAAGACAGCACTGGATCCTCCGATTCGGACAGCTCTTCGGAGGATGAATCCCTGCCTAACACCACGCCCAATTTGCCCAGCGGCAACGAACCTCCGCCAGAAAAGGCTCAAAAGGAAACGGAGGCCGGAGCAGAGATTTCAGCTTTGGTCAACTATGTTCAGCCGATTCATTTTAGCTCTTTTGAGAATGCAGAAAGTAAGTACAATGGCTAAGGATTTAGTATTTatgattaaattttaataccAACTCCTTTAGAAAAGAATCGGTGCTACGAAATGTCTTCGTTTGATGAAAAACAGGCGACAACACTGTTGAAGGAGCGACCGATTGAGTTTGTGAACTATAACAAACACCAATTATCTCGTGTCTATCCGGCGGGCACTCGCTTTGATAGCTCCAACTTTATGCCGCAGTTGTTCTGGAATGCCGGATGTCAGCTTGTGGCACTTAACTTCCAAACCCTCGATCTGGCCATGCAACTCAATTTGGGGATCTTCGAGTATAACGCTCGGTCCGGTTATTTACTTAAGCCGGAGTTTATGCGGCGCTCAGATCGCAGATTGGATCCCTTCGCGGAAAGCACTGTGGATGGCATCATAGCAGGCACAGTATCAATCACTGTTTTATCTGGTCAGTTTCTCACGGATAAGAGGGCGAACACTTTTGTGGAAGTGGATATGTACGGTTTGCCAGCGGACACGGTTAGAAAGAAGTTCCGCACCAAGACAGTCCGGGATAATGGAATGAATCCACTTTATGACGAGGAGCCGTTCGTGTTTAAGAAGGTGGTTCTCCCCGAGTTGGCGAGCATTCGAATTGCAGCATATGAGGAGGGTGGCAAACTCATTGGTCACCGTGTTTTGCCCGTAATCGGTCTTTGCCCTGGTTACCGACATGTAAATCTCCGATCTGAAGTGGGTCAACCAATAGCCCTGGCCTCTCTTTTCCTGTGCGTGGTGGTCAAGGATTATGTGCCCGATGATCTTTCCAATTTCGCAGAGGCGCTAGCTAACCCGATTAAATACCAAAGTGAGCTAGAGAAGCGCGATATTCAACTGTCTGTTTTGACCGACGAAGCCGAAGCGCTGGGCAGTGCGGACGAAGATCTCTCCAAGTCGTGTGAGTAAACTGCATTAGCTGTTAAGCGTAGCTCCACTTACCCACATCGAATTACGATTTTAATTTACCTACTTTTCTTTCTACTTTTCTTTTTGGTAACGTTTCATATAACTTTCGGTTGTACTTTTGGATTTTCGGATTTGGTTAAACCGACACCACAAACACTACCCAACCCACAATCCActacccaccaccacccacactCCCACACTGAAAACGGTTGACGGACACACAAACTGCACAACCTATAAACCTCTTCCCCTGCCCACTTGATCTGCTCGATTCTCTCTGATCCTCCAGTCGTTTTCGTCCAAGTAGGTGGCCAAAAAAAGGAGCTGCGTCCGGTTGAATCGCTTGCGACTTCGCCCAAGCATAGGCCGAGCATCTCGGCTGCCGCAGCAATGAGTGTTGACGTTACCATGGATCGGACCGATGGCGGAAGGGGAGAAGATAGTGTCTCTATTGTGGCACCATCAATACAGCATCAGCACTCCCTAGACCAGTCCGTAAGCACCTCCATCCGCCAGGTGGAGTCCTCGCAGTTTGATGTGGATCTTGTGTTGGCGGAGCCGCTGGAAAAGATCTTGGATCACAAGTCCGTCAAGGATAAGCGTCTCGAGATGGAAAAGAAGTTGGAGTCGCTGCGAAAGAAGCATGACAAGGAAAAGGTTAAGATCGCCGGCCAGAAATCCAGTCCGCTAGAGGGCAAGAAGCCAAAGTTTGCCATAACGAATAAGCTGGTGAAGCGACTAAGCAACAAGAGTCTGTAAGTGTTTGGGCGGGGCGTTAATCAGTGGGCATGGCACTCACAGATGACGCCATTGAAATTAGTAATTGTCTCTCTCCGCACAGCGAGCCTGGTGTAGAGATCCCCGCCTGCCCTCTGGATCTGGGCGATAGCAGCGAGGAGAGTGCAGCCGCGGATGCCGGTGAGGACTTAGCCGGTGGGAGCAGCAGCCTGGATGGCAGAAGTCAAGAATCGCGATTACGCAGTGCCTGCCGGGAGTACACTTCCCAGTACCGTGAGCTGCAGGAGAAGTACCATGAGGCTATTTACAGTGCAGCCGAGAAGGTGCTGAAGACATCGCAAACTAGTCAAACAAAGCAGTTAAAAGCATCTCTAGACAAGGTCACTGGAGAGGTTATGCACCAGCTGCAGGAGGCTCGCCGCAACGAGGTTAAGAATCTGGCCACCGTGCACCGGGATCGTGATGAGCTGATCAGGTGACTTGCGTATTTCCTCCCCTCTTTCACATTTGCTAATCATTTCGATTTCTTCTGGCAGAATGAAACGCGAGGTGGCAAGCTCCGTTGTGGAACGTGGCGTAGCTGAACGTGTGCGGCTGAAGCAGACCTTTGACCGAAGAACGGATGAGCTTCAGAAGCAGCACGACTCAGTGCGCAATGCCCTGGCAGAACACCGCTCCAAGGTAAATCAGTGTGATCAATTTGATAAGAATATTACTCAAGTCGTTTGCCACATATTTCCAGGCTCGTCAAATTCTTGACAAAGAGGCAGAATCGCGAAGCTGTGTATCCAGCAATGGCTTCTTGGTCCTCTTCCATGGTCCTCATCACCACGGCTGTTCGGGTTCCGGCTCGTCAGCCCTTTCAGGCAATAATCTCACTCTAAATCTGGACGCGGGGGCTGCCGCTAGTCATTCGGCCATTTCGCCGGCAAGGTCGCACAACAGCATCGCAGCAGCGGCCGAGATGAAGACGTAAATGGGCCACGCCCGTAAAGGTTTTTCTCCCCGCCCAAATTATCCCTAGGATTAATTGTGGTTCTAAAGTTGTTAGTCTTCAGTATTTACAGCAGAAACATAGAAATGAAAAGTCTTCGTAGAATATAAGCAGTGGAGGAGTAGTCCCTATCCTCCTACACCTATTTGACAGGAACTGACCTCGATTAGATCTTAGGAACTTTGACACTGGGCATTGTAAAACCCACTGTTAAGGGGAATCCAAGCAAAACGCGTTTTCTAACTGAACAAACTAGATGTAAATCTATCACATGTATGATGTACTTGTAGTGTAACTGTTGACGTATCCGTACTTTACAGCACTTTATCTGTATACTGGACGGTGTATTTCTATGGTGTTAATGGAGGTTCATCCATCACACCCCCGTCAAACCGTACGGTTTCTTCCTATTCGAACTTCGCAAATGTAACAGAAGCAGAAAATAAGTATAATTTATTTGTCTATACGAAGGAGACTGAGTGCTCCGTTTATCTAATGCTAATTGTGGTTGTGTGTATTTTACATCAGTTTTAATCGATATAATTTATACAATTAGTTTAAGCCTCTCACACAAACTGTGGATTGAATCTCGGGCGCACACAAGGCGGATGCTAGAGCGGATGCCAAAGCACAAGTCTAGGCCAACAATTAGTCATTTATTTCTCGGTTGGTTGCTATTTATTCTTGATTTAGTCACTATTCTTACGTTTACCTAGTCGTTACAAAGCTCCAATAAAATTCTATACGGATTGTTTTTCCCACTTACaccaaatattttactttataCCCCATTCAATTTCGATTCAATgcttacacacacacgcacagacGGCGTCGCACACAACTTACAACACCAAAAATAACGAAATACGATCGGCGATTTTGCAGTTTGCGGGAGCTAACAACATACCGATCTGGGTTACATTGAAACTGTCGACTTGTGCCACTTTCTCAAGACAatcaaacaataaaatatgcaaatttattgagTGTATTTAACCTATGTTGTAGACCAGACACCACTCCTTAGGtaatcaaacaaaaaataagaaaataatcaaataaaccTAAGCTGCCTTGTAACAAAATCCAAAATTCAAACATAGCCCACAAAATACATATGAGTACGTAATCTAAACGAACACTATGAGAGTAATCAAAACAATGTTGAAAATACATTTCACTGGACGGCAGAACCACCTTAAATGTTGTAATTCCCATATTTCTAACTCAAGAACCGACTAATGATCTTCCTCAAACCGAAAGGACGGGCCGCAGCTCGCTCTGTATCGCTCACAGTTGGTCCCCTTACTCCCGATTGATGTTGTAATTTTTGATGTGTGATACAAGATACGATATATTCACCTAGCAAACAAGCAATATCCAGAGTATGGTATCTAGCTGCTGACAGTATGTACGTGTGTGTTTCTCCAGTTGTCTATTGTCTATCTCACTCGGTGTCTATCTCTGTGTAATTGTGCAATTGGCTTAACTTATCCAATACAGCAGCATAAACATTGTAGCAACTCAGCagaaatttaaatagttttggTGTTGTACGTATGTAAGCATTTCTCGATCGACTGTATCTgcatccgtatccgtatctgtgtGCTGTCGATGTTATTTGCTATCCCTACCTTTAATGTAGTAGTTGCATTATTATCCGCAGAccatttcatttgcatgccACCCCTCCCACCATGAAACCCGAAAAACCCACACCAAAAACAGGCTTTAATCGATGTTCGTTGTTTGCGTGTGTTTGTTAAACTAAGTTAACGATAATGTCATAAACTTATacgaaaatgaaatataattgaCAAGCAAAATCGGTGTCAAACACCAGAAAACCGAAGGACAGCATAAGATTTCGAAggaaaattgaataaaaatacAGAAAAGAGGAGGAGCTAAATATATTTCGAGCAGAGCAACAAACGAATTTGTTGTTGCCTATAACAAATAtagttaaataaatgtttagaATTACCCTAGCGTTATACATAAATATTGAGGAACCGAACCCATTGTTGCAATAATATTGCCGAGGCACATATAAAATGTTTACCGAATCTAAACTCTTGATGTTAGCAGGAACCTAAGATAAAGTTTTCTTAAATATAGTAAAATGAACCCAAATTAATATGATACaataatattcaaatgaaTAGTTCCAGTGTTTAGTCCGATTTCTCGGTAATGTTTCTATTTCAACGCCTTTTACAGTTTGAGAAGTTGTGAAGTCTCGCTTTTTCTGTTTCAACATACTTTCACTGCTGCATACTTTCAGAATGATACTTTCGCAGTTTGACAGCACTTGGTCAAATGTTCTTTGTCGCAAAGTGGCCTGATGCTGATATGCCATGAGCAATGGAATCAGTGATTCGTTTTTTGCAACCTAGATTTCAGACAAAGTCTGAAAATCAACTATCAACAAAGAAAAGATCTTAACAATCAGGAGAGTTATGCACAGCTGCAGAGGCTCGCCGCAACGAGTAAGAATCTGCCACCGTGCACCGGATCGATGAGCTGATCAGTGACTTGCGTATTTCCTCTTTCACATTTGCTAATCATTTCGATTTTTCTGCAGAATGAAACGCGAGGTGGCAAGCTCCGTTGTGAACGTGGCGTAGCTGAACGTGTGCGGCTGAAGCAGACCTTTGACCGAAGAACGGATGAGCTTCAGAAGCAGCACGACTCAGTGCGCAATGCCCTGGCAGAACACCGCTCCAAGGTAAATCAGTGTGATCAATTTGATAAGAATATTACTCAAGTCGTTTGCCACATATTTCCAGGCTCGTCAAATTCTGACAAAGAGGCAGAATCGCGAAGCTGTGTATCCAGCAATGGCTTCTTGGTCCTCTTCCATGGTCCTCATCACCACGGCTGTTCGGGTTCCGGCTCGTCAGCCCTTTCAGGCAATAATCTCACTCTAAATCTGGACGCGGGGCTGCCGCTAGTCATTCGGCCATTTCGCCGGCAAGGTCGCACAACAGCATCGCAGCAGCGGCCGAGATGAAGACGTAAATGGGCCACGCCCGTAAAGGTTTTTCTCCCCGCCCAAATTATCCCTAGGATTAATTGTGGTTCTAAAGTTGTTAGTCTTCAGTATTTACAGCAGAAACATAGAAATGAAAAGTCTTCGTAGAATATAAGCAGTGGAGGAGTAGTCCCTATCCTCCTACACCTATTTGACAGGAACTGACCTCGATTAGATCTTAGGAACTTTGACACTGGGCATTGTAAAACCCACTGTTAAGGGAATCCAAGCAAAACGCGTTTTCTAACTGAACAAACTAGATGTAAATCTATCACATGTATGATGTACTTGTAGTGTAACTGTTGACGTATCCGTACTTTACAGCACTTTATCTGTATACTGGACGGTGTATTTCTATGGTGTTAATGGAGGTTCATCCATCACACCCCCGTCAAACCGTACGGTTTCTTCCTATTCGAACTTCGCAAATGTAACAGAAGCAGAAAATAAGTATAATTTATTTGTCTATACGAAGGAGACTGAGTGCTCCGTTTATCTAATGCTAATTGTGGTTGTGTGTATTTTACATCAGTTTTAATCGATATAATTTATACAATTAGTTTAAGCCTCTCACACAAACTGTGGATTGAATCTCGGGCGCACACAAGGCGGATGCTAGAGCGGATGCCAAAGCACAAGTCTAGGCCAACAATTAGTCATTTATTTCTCGGTTGGTTGCTATTTATTCTTGATTTAGTCACTATTCTTACGTTTACCTAGTCGTTACAAAGCTCCAATAAAATTCTATACGGATTGTTTTTCCCACTTACaccaaatattttactttataCCCCATTCAATTTCGATTCAATgcttacacacacacgcacagacGGCGTCGCACACAACTTACAACACCAAAAATAACGAAATACGATCGGCGATTTTGCAGTTTGCGGGAGCTAACAACATACCGATCTGGGTTACATTGAAACTGTC contains the following coding sequences:
- the LOC116800205 gene encoding uncharacterized protein LOC116800205 codes for the protein MHSCRGSPQRNETRGGKLRCERGVAERVRLKQTFDRRTDELQKQHDSVRNALAEHRSKARQILTKRQNREAVYPAMASWSSSMVLITTAVRVPARQPFQAIISL